The Paracoccus liaowanqingii genome window below encodes:
- a CDS encoding efflux RND transporter periplasmic adaptor subunit, with product MRVLVLAALLSVASGPGAALGLPDWLDFGLHAEETPGPPRPVVSVILADRDTEARGIPGIVEARSQVQLGFQALGRMIARPADLGDKVAQGQLLAQLSTDDLVASTRAARAALDTAEVADRTARATLERTQALAERNVASNAQLEQAQQAASAAQAAVEQARSELAQAEDAEGFARMTAPFDGVISAIYEAPGAVVGAGAPVLQLSAEDTPEVVIDLPEPALLGLETGAGFTVWHRNDPDTQIPATLDRIDPIADSATRTRRLYLTLPPDAPFRLGALVRVRFGTRDAPSLSLPAEALVTTDDGSAVWRVTRDGEMAHVEPVPVEAAAPFRGRVSVTSGLRTGDEIVIRGVSSLAPGQQVGRRLEP from the coding sequence GTGAGGGTGCTGGTCCTGGCGGCGCTGCTGTCGGTGGCCTCGGGCCCGGGGGCGGCGCTTGGCCTGCCCGACTGGCTGGATTTCGGCCTGCATGCCGAAGAAACTCCCGGGCCGCCGCGCCCGGTGGTCAGCGTGATCCTGGCCGACCGCGACACCGAGGCGCGGGGCATCCCGGGCATCGTCGAGGCGCGCAGCCAGGTGCAGCTGGGCTTCCAGGCGTTGGGGCGGATGATCGCCCGCCCCGCCGATCTGGGCGACAAGGTCGCGCAGGGCCAGCTGCTGGCGCAGCTGTCGACCGACGATCTGGTGGCCAGCACCCGCGCCGCCCGCGCGGCCTTGGACACCGCCGAGGTGGCCGACCGCACCGCCCGCGCCACGCTGGAGCGCACGCAGGCGCTGGCCGAGCGCAACGTCGCCTCGAATGCGCAGCTGGAACAGGCGCAGCAGGCCGCCAGCGCGGCGCAAGCGGCGGTGGAACAGGCGCGGTCGGAACTGGCGCAGGCCGAGGATGCCGAGGGCTTCGCCCGGATGACCGCCCCCTTCGACGGGGTGATCAGCGCCATCTATGAGGCGCCGGGCGCGGTGGTGGGGGCCGGGGCGCCGGTCCTGCAGCTGTCGGCCGAGGATACGCCCGAGGTGGTCATCGACCTGCCCGAGCCGGCGCTTCTGGGGCTGGAGACCGGGGCGGGCTTCACCGTCTGGCACCGCAACGATCCCGACACGCAGATCCCGGCCACGCTGGACCGCATCGATCCCATCGCCGACAGCGCCACGCGTACCCGGCGGCTGTACCTGACCCTGCCGCCCGACGCGCCCTTCCGGCTGGGCGCGCTGGTGCGGGTGCGCTTTGGCACGCGCGACGCGCCCTCGCTGTCGCTGCCCGCCGAGGCGCTGGTCACGACCGACGATGGCAGCGCCGTCTGGCGCGTCACCCGAGACGGCGAGATGGCGCATGTCGAACCGGTCCCGGTCGAGGCCGCCGCGCCCTTCCGGGGCCGCGTGTCCGTCACCTCGGGCTTGCGGACCGGCGACGAGATCGTCATTCGCGGCGTCTCATCCCTGGCCCCCGGCCAGCAAGTCGGCCGGAGGCTGGAGCCGTGA
- the kynU gene encoding kynureninase, protein MSDFIKTRAAFHLPRGVTYLDGNSLGPMPVAAQGRVAGMMAAEWSEMLIGGWNKAGWYAQPRHVGDRVARLIGAGPGEVVMGDTLSIKVFQALSAALALRPDRRVILSDSGNFPSDLYVAQGLARAMGATLRVVAPEEVEAALDDSVAVMMLTEVDYRTGRLHDMAALTARAHAAGALAIWDLAHSAGAVDVDLTGADADFAVGCTYKYLNGGPGAPAFIWTHPRHADDAQPILQGWMGHAAPFAFDPEYRPAPGIERMRVGTPPVIAMTALEAALDVWEGVSLSDLRARSIELTQAFIAGVEAECQGLVLNSPRDPARRGSQVGFCHPQGFAVMQALIAAGVVGDFRAPDVLRFGFAPLYNDLEDVNRAVSILARILRDGSWDHDDYHRKAAVT, encoded by the coding sequence ATGTCCGATTTTATCAAGACCCGCGCCGCCTTTCACCTGCCCCGGGGCGTCACCTATCTGGACGGCAATTCCCTGGGTCCCATGCCGGTCGCGGCCCAGGGCCGGGTGGCCGGGATGATGGCCGCGGAATGGTCCGAGATGCTGATCGGCGGCTGGAACAAGGCCGGCTGGTATGCCCAGCCCCGGCATGTGGGCGACCGCGTGGCGCGGCTGATCGGGGCGGGCCCGGGCGAGGTGGTGATGGGCGACACGCTGTCCATCAAGGTCTTCCAGGCGCTGAGCGCGGCGCTGGCGCTGCGGCCCGACCGGCGGGTGATCCTGTCGGACAGCGGCAACTTCCCTTCGGACCTGTACGTGGCGCAGGGGCTGGCGCGGGCGATGGGCGCGACCCTGCGCGTCGTGGCCCCCGAGGAGGTCGAGGCCGCGCTGGACGACAGCGTGGCCGTGATGATGCTGACCGAGGTGGATTACCGCACCGGGCGGCTGCACGACATGGCGGCGCTGACCGCGCGGGCGCATGCGGCCGGGGCGCTGGCCATCTGGGATCTGGCGCATTCGGCGGGGGCGGTGGACGTGGACCTGACCGGGGCGGATGCGGATTTCGCGGTGGGCTGCACCTACAAGTATCTCAATGGCGGGCCCGGCGCGCCGGCCTTCATCTGGACCCATCCGCGCCATGCGGACGATGCGCAGCCGATCCTGCAGGGCTGGATGGGCCATGCCGCCCCCTTCGCCTTCGACCCCGAGTACCGCCCCGCCCCGGGGATCGAGCGGATGCGGGTGGGCACGCCCCCGGTCATCGCCATGACCGCGCTGGAGGCCGCGCTGGATGTCTGGGAGGGGGTGTCGCTGAGCGACCTGCGCGCGCGCTCGATCGAACTGACGCAGGCCTTCATCGCGGGCGTCGAGGCCGAATGCCAAGGACTGGTCCTGAACAGCCCGCGCGATCCCGCGCGGCGCGGATCACAGGTGGGGTTTTGCCACCCGCAGGGCTTTGCGGTGATGCAGGCGCTGATCGCCGCCGGGGTCGTGGGCGACTTTCGCGCGCCCGACGTGCTGCGCTTCGGCTTCGCGCCGCTCTACAACGATCTGGAAGATGTGAACCGAGCGGTTTCGATTCTTGCCCGAATCTTGCGCGATGGCAGCTGGGATCATGACGATTATCACCGCAAGGCAGCGGTGACCTGA
- the msrA gene encoding peptide-methionine (S)-S-oxide reductase MsrA, with protein MTERAILAGGCFWGMQDLIRRLPGVVSTRVGYSGGDIPNATYRNHGTHAEAIEITFDPDLMSYRRLLEFFFQIHDPSTPNRQGNDIGPGYRSGIYYADEAQKQVALDTIADVDASGIWPGRVVTELAPAGDFWEAEPEHQDYLERFPNGYTCHFPRPDWVLPKRAAAE; from the coding sequence ATGACTGAGCGCGCAATCCTGGCCGGCGGCTGCTTCTGGGGCATGCAGGACCTGATCCGGCGCCTGCCCGGCGTCGTGTCGACCCGCGTCGGCTATTCCGGCGGCGACATCCCCAACGCCACCTATCGCAACCACGGCACCCATGCCGAGGCCATCGAGATCACCTTCGATCCCGACCTGATGAGCTATCGCCGGCTGCTGGAGTTCTTCTTCCAGATCCACGATCCCAGCACGCCGAACCGCCAGGGCAACGACATCGGCCCGGGCTATCGGTCCGGGATCTACTATGCCGACGAGGCCCAGAAGCAGGTGGCCCTGGACACGATCGCGGATGTGGACGCCTCGGGCATCTGGCCCGGCCGCGTCGTCACCGAACTGGCGCCCGCCGGCGATTTCTGGGAGGCCGAGCCCGAGCACCAGGATTACCTGGAACGCTTTCCCAACGGCTATACCTGCCACTTCCCCCGGCCCGATTGGGTCCTGCCGAAGCGCGCGGCAGCGGAATAG
- a CDS encoding alpha/beta hydrolase yields MLYQITDWDDAYANGAHIPEAEAFLPRWTAAAAAFRAAHRPLPLGRGHLFLPASTPKGLLVFVHGGYWMRFDPSTWSHLAAGAIALGWACAIPAYRLAPRVRIAQMTSDIARAVAKAAFNVAGPVVLTGHSAGGHLAARMVCEGVLPDRLAARITACVPISPLSDLRPLLRTAMNQKLRLDPEEALSESPALLTPRMGIPVTTWVGAAERPEFIRQARLLADAWAGLGVATECVIAPGRHHFDVIDGLTDPASPLMRRLLDHKD; encoded by the coding sequence ATGCTGTACCAGATCACCGATTGGGACGACGCCTACGCCAATGGCGCCCATATCCCCGAGGCCGAGGCCTTCCTGCCGCGCTGGACCGCGGCGGCGGCGGCCTTCCGCGCCGCCCACCGCCCGCTGCCCCTGGGGCGCGGCCACCTGTTCCTGCCGGCCAGCACGCCCAAGGGGCTGCTGGTCTTCGTCCATGGCGGCTACTGGATGCGCTTCGATCCCAGCACCTGGTCGCATCTGGCGGCGGGCGCGATCGCCCTGGGCTGGGCCTGCGCGATCCCCGCCTATCGCCTGGCGCCCCGCGTCCGGATCGCGCAGATGACCTCGGACATCGCGCGCGCCGTGGCCAAGGCCGCCTTCAACGTCGCGGGCCCGGTGGTGCTGACCGGCCATTCCGCCGGCGGCCACCTCGCCGCCCGCATGGTCTGCGAGGGGGTGCTGCCCGACCGCCTGGCGGCACGGATCACGGCCTGCGTGCCCATCTCGCCGCTGAGCGACCTGCGCCCGCTGCTGCGCACCGCGATGAACCAGAAGCTGCGCCTGGATCCCGAGGAGGCGCTTTCCGAAAGCCCGGCGCTGCTGACGCCGCGCATGGGCATCCCCGTCACCACCTGGGTCGGCGCGGCCGAACGGCCTGAATTCATCCGCCAAGCCCGGCTTCTGGCCGATGCCTGGGCGGGGCTGGGGGTGGCCACCGAATGCGTCATCGCCCCGGGCCGCCACCATTTCGACGTGATCGACGGGCTGACCGACCCGGCCAGCCCGCTGATGCGCCGCCTGCTGGATCACAAGGACTGA
- the mtnN gene encoding 5'-methylthioadenosine/S-adenosylhomocysteine nucleosidase, with protein MIRPALALLLSAAPLAAHSPDDQTPHDQTGRIAVMSAFEPEWISLQADLEGAETQTINGTEFITGTLSGQEVVLFLSGVSMVNAAMTTQMALERFDIEAIVFSGIAGGVDPSLNIGDVVVAAEWGQWLETVMARQVGEAFELPGFLDSPFANEGMIFTRETTVASDRGAPERRFWFPADPALLEVAGRVAEETDLAACNADNACLTEPPQIRVGGNGVSGSSFMDNAQLRDWLAGTFEAQVVDMESAAVAQVAWANQVPFIAFRSLSDLAGGGEGENEMGVFMSLASENSATLVKAFLAEMP; from the coding sequence ATGATCCGTCCCGCCCTTGCCCTGCTGCTGAGTGCCGCGCCGCTGGCCGCCCACAGCCCGGATGACCAGACCCCCCATGACCAGACCGGGCGCATCGCGGTCATGTCCGCCTTCGAGCCGGAATGGATCAGTCTGCAGGCCGATCTGGAGGGGGCCGAGACGCAGACCATCAACGGCACCGAATTCATCACCGGCACCCTGTCGGGGCAGGAGGTGGTGCTGTTCCTGTCGGGCGTGTCGATGGTGAATGCCGCGATGACCACGCAGATGGCGCTGGAGCGGTTCGACATCGAGGCGATCGTCTTTTCCGGCATCGCGGGCGGCGTCGATCCCTCGCTGAACATCGGCGACGTGGTGGTGGCCGCCGAATGGGGCCAGTGGCTGGAGACGGTCATGGCGCGGCAGGTGGGCGAGGCGTTCGAGCTGCCGGGCTTTCTGGACTCGCCCTTTGCGAACGAGGGGATGATCTTTACCCGCGAGACGACCGTCGCCTCGGATCGCGGCGCGCCCGAGCGGCGGTTCTGGTTCCCCGCCGATCCGGCCCTGCTGGAGGTCGCGGGCCGCGTGGCCGAGGAGACCGACCTGGCCGCCTGCAACGCGGATAACGCCTGCCTGACCGAGCCGCCGCAGATCCGCGTCGGCGGGAACGGCGTGTCGGGGTCGTCCTTCATGGACAACGCGCAGCTGCGCGACTGGCTGGCGGGCACCTTCGAGGCGCAGGTGGTGGACATGGAATCGGCCGCCGTCGCGCAGGTGGCCTGGGCCAATCAGGTGCCGTTCATCGCCTTCCGGTCGCTGTCGGACCTGGCGGGCGGCGGCGAGGGCGAGAACGAGATGGGCGTCTTCATGTCGCTGGCCTCCGAGAACTCGGCCACGCTGGTCAAGGCCTTCCTGGCCGAGATGCCCTGA
- the msrB gene encoding peptide-methionine (R)-S-oxide reductase MsrB: MAYQKTQDAIDRLTPDQYRVTQENGTERAFTGEYDHHFDAGIYVDIVSGEPLFVSSTKYNSGCGWPAFTKPIADNVTEHRDVSHGMVRIEVRSKHGDSHLGHVFPDGPQDQGGLRYCINSASLRFVPKDRMEAEGYGDYLTQVEEAHHD; the protein is encoded by the coding sequence GTGGCCTATCAGAAAACCCAGGATGCGATCGACCGGCTGACCCCGGACCAGTATCGCGTCACGCAGGAGAACGGCACCGAACGGGCCTTCACCGGCGAATACGACCATCATTTCGACGCCGGCATCTATGTAGACATTGTCTCGGGCGAGCCGCTGTTCGTCAGTTCGACGAAATACAACTCGGGCTGCGGCTGGCCGGCCTTCACCAAGCCCATCGCGGACAACGTGACCGAGCATCGCGATGTCAGCCACGGCATGGTCCGGATCGAGGTCCGCTCGAAGCACGGCGACAGCCATCTGGGCCATGTCTTCCCCGACGGTCCGCAGGACCAGGGGGGCCTGCGCTACTGCATCAACTCGGCCTCGCTGCGCTTCGTGCCCAAGGACCGGATGGAGGCCGAGGGCTATGGCGACTATCTGACCCAGGTCGAGGAGGCCCATCATGACTGA
- a CDS encoding efflux RND transporter permease subunit, which yields MTKFNLSDWALKHRSFVWFLLIVSMIAGTISYLNLGREEDPDFTIKTMIIGAALPGATIDETLKQVTTRIETKLEELDELDFTRSVTMPGQAVVYVELDPTIRGPAVPEVWKRVREMMGDIRPDFPQEFAGFQFNDNFGDVFGNIYAFTSDGFTPRELRDRVEAIRRQVAALDAAGKTELLGVQDEQIFLEFSVARLAALGLNQAQVIATLAQQNAIAPSGVIEAGPERILVRVGGQFDTADAIEAVNLRVGQRFFNLGDVATVTRGYQDPPSSLFRYNGQPAIGLQIGMRQGDNILDFGAELEALMDRIAADLPIGIEMAKIADQPHVVEEAVGHFVTALAEAVAIVLVVSFISLGLRAGLVVTLTIPLCLAITFVILDLYGITLQRISLGALIIALGLLVDDAMIAIETMISRLEIGESLTDAASYAWTSIAFPMLTGTLVTVAGFIPIGLNSSAAGEFTFSLFVVIAVSLVVSWIVAVLFAPLLGVTFLRADMGHHAKGPGRLRRGFHRLLRGAMRWKWLTIAVTLAIFATSVWGMRFVEQQFFPTSDRTEVLVDITGRQNVSIGRTRADMDRLEASLSDNDDVLFWTSYVGSGAPRFVLSMDVPTAGPHMGQIVIQTPDLAARDRVKAQLNLLAAEEFAGTDIYVKNLEIGPPVGKPVQYRVTAPDADAARDAARGLASVLATEPRLRDIALDWNEPARMVRLVVDQDQARRLGVTSGDIAQALSALFSGAGVTQLRDDIFLIDVVARGAATDRQSLASIRNLQLNLTEGPNVPLSALVTLEYGSEQPLILQRNGLPTVTVKAAIATIDQPATLVTALAGRVAEYQAGLPAEVRVEVGGSVESSADSQAPIAAVVPVMLLIMAVLVMAQMQGFRVALVVFAAAPLGLIGVVAVLVPFGVPLGFVAILGILALIGILIRNSVILVHEIQELLHKGRTQWQAVFEASDSRARPILLTAAAASLALIPISRQVFWGPMAFAMMGGIVAGTLITLVFVPALYCAVFRVSPPKPETPSSS from the coding sequence GTGACGAAATTCAACCTGTCGGACTGGGCGCTGAAGCATCGCAGCTTTGTCTGGTTCCTGCTGATCGTGTCGATGATCGCGGGCACGATCAGCTATCTGAACCTCGGGCGCGAGGAGGATCCCGACTTCACCATCAAGACGATGATCATCGGCGCGGCTCTGCCCGGCGCCACCATCGACGAGACGCTCAAGCAGGTCACCACCCGGATCGAGACCAAGCTGGAGGAGCTGGACGAGCTGGACTTCACCCGCTCGGTCACCATGCCGGGGCAGGCGGTGGTCTATGTGGAGCTGGACCCCACCATCCGCGGCCCCGCCGTCCCCGAGGTCTGGAAGCGCGTGCGCGAGATGATGGGCGACATCCGCCCGGATTTCCCGCAGGAATTCGCGGGCTTCCAGTTCAACGACAATTTCGGCGACGTGTTCGGCAACATCTATGCCTTCACCAGCGACGGCTTCACCCCGCGTGAGCTGCGCGACCGGGTCGAGGCGATCCGCCGCCAGGTCGCGGCGCTGGACGCCGCCGGCAAGACCGAGCTGCTGGGCGTGCAGGACGAGCAGATCTTCCTGGAATTCTCGGTCGCCCGGCTGGCGGCCCTGGGGCTGAACCAGGCGCAGGTGATCGCCACGCTGGCCCAGCAGAACGCCATTGCCCCCTCGGGCGTGATCGAGGCGGGGCCCGAACGCATCCTGGTGCGGGTGGGCGGGCAGTTCGACACCGCCGACGCGATCGAGGCGGTGAACCTGCGCGTGGGCCAGCGCTTCTTCAACCTGGGCGACGTGGCGACGGTCACGCGCGGCTATCAGGATCCGCCCTCGTCGCTGTTTCGCTACAACGGCCAGCCGGCCATCGGGCTGCAGATCGGCATGCGGCAGGGCGACAACATCCTGGATTTCGGCGCCGAGCTGGAGGCGCTGATGGACCGCATCGCCGCCGACCTGCCCATCGGCATCGAGATGGCCAAGATCGCCGACCAGCCCCATGTGGTCGAGGAGGCGGTGGGCCATTTCGTCACCGCCCTGGCAGAGGCCGTGGCGATCGTGCTGGTCGTCAGCTTTATCAGCCTGGGCCTGCGCGCCGGGCTGGTGGTGACGCTGACCATCCCGCTGTGCCTCGCCATCACCTTCGTGATCCTGGATCTCTACGGCATCACCCTGCAGCGGATCTCGCTCGGCGCGCTGATCATCGCCCTGGGCCTGTTGGTCGACGACGCGATGATCGCCATCGAGACGATGATCTCGCGGCTCGAGATCGGCGAAAGCCTGACCGATGCGGCCAGCTATGCCTGGACCTCGATCGCCTTCCCGATGCTGACGGGCACGCTGGTCACGGTGGCGGGCTTCATCCCGATCGGGCTGAACAGCTCGGCGGCAGGCGAGTTCACCTTCTCGCTGTTCGTGGTGATCGCGGTGTCGCTGGTCGTGTCCTGGATCGTGGCGGTGCTGTTCGCGCCGCTGCTGGGCGTGACCTTCCTGCGCGCCGACATGGGCCATCACGCCAAGGGGCCGGGGCGGCTGCGGCGCGGGTTCCATCGGCTGCTGCGGGGCGCGATGCGCTGGAAGTGGCTGACCATCGCGGTGACGCTGGCGATCTTCGCGACCTCGGTCTGGGGGATGCGCTTCGTCGAACAGCAGTTCTTCCCGACCTCGGACCGGACCGAGGTGCTGGTCGACATCACCGGACGCCAGAACGTCTCGATCGGGCGCACCCGCGCCGACATGGACCGGCTGGAGGCCAGCCTTTCGGACAATGACGACGTGCTGTTCTGGACCTCCTATGTGGGGTCGGGGGCGCCGCGCTTCGTGCTGTCGATGGACGTGCCGACGGCGGGGCCGCATATGGGCCAGATCGTCATCCAGACCCCGGACCTGGCCGCGCGCGACCGCGTCAAGGCGCAGCTGAACCTGCTGGCCGCCGAGGAATTCGCCGGCACCGACATCTATGTCAAGAACCTCGAGATCGGACCGCCGGTGGGCAAGCCCGTGCAGTATCGCGTGACCGCGCCCGATGCCGATGCGGCCCGCGATGCGGCGCGGGGTCTGGCCAGCGTGCTGGCGACCGAGCCGCGCCTGCGCGACATCGCGCTGGACTGGAACGAGCCCGCGCGCATGGTGCGGCTGGTCGTCGACCAGGACCAGGCCCGCAGGCTGGGCGTGACCAGCGGCGACATCGCGCAGGCGCTGTCGGCGCTGTTCAGCGGGGCGGGCGTCACGCAGCTGCGCGACGACATCTTCCTGATCGACGTGGTGGCGCGGGGGGCGGCGACCGACCGGCAGTCCCTGGCCTCGATCCGCAACCTGCAGCTGAACCTGACGGAGGGGCCGAACGTGCCCCTCTCGGCGCTGGTGACGCTGGAATACGGCTCCGAGCAGCCGCTGATCCTGCAGAGGAACGGGCTGCCCACGGTGACCGTCAAGGCGGCCATCGCCACCATCGACCAGCCCGCGACGCTGGTGACGGCGCTGGCCGGGCGGGTGGCCGAGTATCAGGCCGGCCTGCCCGCCGAGGTGCGGGTCGAGGTCGGCGGCTCGGTCGAAAGCTCGGCCGACAGCCAGGCGCCGATCGCGGCGGTGGTGCCGGTGATGCTGCTGATAATGGCGGTGCTGGTGATGGCGCAGATGCAGGGGTTCCGCGTGGCGCTGGTCGTCTTCGCCGCCGCCCCCCTGGGGCTGATCGGCGTGGTCGCGGTGCTGGTGCCCTTCGGCGTGCCTTTGGGCTTCGTGGCGATCCTGGGGATCCTGGCGCTGATCGGCATCCTGATCCGCAACTCGGTCATCCTGGTGCACGAGATCCAGGAGCTGCTGCACAAGGGCCGGACGCAGTGGCAGGCGGTGTTCGAGGCCTCGGACAGCCGTGCCCGCCCGATCCTGCTGACGGCGGCGGCCGCCTCGCTGGCGCTGATCCCGATCTCGCGGCAGGTCTTCTGGGGCCCGATGGCCTTCGCCATGATGGGCGGCATCGTCGCCGGCACGCTGATCACGCTGGTCTTCGTCCCCGCGCTCTACTGCGCCGTCTTCCGCGTCAGCCCCCCGAAACCCGAAACGCCTTCTTCTTCATGA
- a CDS encoding NAD(P)H-dependent flavin oxidoreductase, whose amino-acid sequence MLPLILQNLRIPVIASPMFIVSGPDLVIAQCKAGIVGSFPALNAREKDGEPCLLDAWLTRIEEELDRHNQANPDHPAAPFAVNQIVHRSNARLERDIEICHRHKVPIWITSLGARVEVNQAAHDCGGIALHDVINNVFAKKAVEKGADGLIAVAAGAGGHAGPQSPFALIQEIRDWFDGPLLLSGSIATGRAVLAAQVMGADLAYIGSPFIATTEAQAEPAYKQMIVDSGAGDIVTSSLFTGVSGNYLAPSIRKAGLDPDALEGADASAMNFADGSSKPKAWSTIWGAGQGIGAVRDIMPAAARIDRLAAEYHAARDAVSRS is encoded by the coding sequence ATGCTGCCACTGATCCTGCAGAACCTGCGCATCCCCGTCATCGCCTCGCCCATGTTCATCGTCTCGGGCCCAGATCTGGTCATCGCGCAATGCAAGGCGGGCATCGTCGGCAGCTTTCCCGCGCTGAACGCCCGCGAGAAGGACGGCGAACCGTGCCTGCTGGACGCCTGGCTGACCCGGATCGAGGAGGAGCTGGACCGCCACAACCAAGCGAACCCCGACCACCCGGCGGCGCCCTTCGCCGTGAACCAGATCGTGCATCGCAGCAATGCCCGGCTGGAGCGCGACATCGAGATCTGCCACCGCCACAAGGTGCCGATCTGGATCACCTCGCTTGGCGCGCGGGTCGAGGTGAACCAGGCCGCCCATGACTGCGGCGGCATCGCGCTGCATGACGTGATCAACAATGTCTTCGCGAAAAAGGCCGTCGAGAAGGGCGCCGACGGGCTGATCGCGGTGGCCGCCGGCGCTGGCGGCCATGCCGGCCCGCAATCGCCCTTCGCGCTGATCCAGGAGATCCGCGACTGGTTCGACGGTCCGCTGCTGCTGTCGGGCTCCATCGCCACGGGCCGCGCGGTGCTGGCGGCGCAGGTGATGGGAGCGGATCTGGCCTATATCGGCAGCCCCTTCATCGCCACGACCGAGGCCCAGGCCGAGCCCGCCTACAAGCAGATGATCGTCGACAGCGGGGCGGGCGACATCGTCACCTCGTCGCTGTTTACCGGGGTGTCGGGCAACTATCTGGCGCCCTCGATCCGCAAGGCAGGCTTGGACCCGGACGCGCTGGAGGGCGCGGATGCCAGCGCGATGAACTTTGCCGACGGGTCCAGCAAGCCCAAGGCCTGGAGCACGATCTGGGGCGCGGGCCAGGGGATCGGCGCGGTCCGCGACATCATGCCCGCCGCCGCCCGCATCGACCGGCTTGCGGCGGAATATCACGCCGCGCGGGACGCGGTTTCGCGATCCTGA
- a CDS encoding efflux RND transporter periplasmic adaptor subunit: MFKLSSAGLCLAVLSALAPGARAQDIPDLRVQIVIARTEPLALDVQLSGQIEAVDTLDLGFRQGGRVTEVLVAEGDRVAAGQALARLNAVQQDQALNVAEAGLAAARAGAEQARQARDRADALLTRGVGTRAAADQAEQALSQAVGAQERAETAVEQARRALDDAVLRAPAEAVVTAKSVTPGQVVAAAQPVIELAALSGLEAVFQAADDPALREIPGRRIRLETLDIDRPDMTGTVTEVSPLVDPETGTVTVRARIETQAQATGLLGASVRGHLQVARDDGVVVPWTALMRQGHGSAVWTVDAEDRVALTPVRIAHFGDGTIYVAEGLAEGQRVVGDGSQLLYPGRRVQAAGVAP, translated from the coding sequence ATGTTCAAGCTGTCTTCCGCGGGCCTGTGCCTGGCGGTCCTGTCGGCGTTGGCGCCCGGGGCCCGGGCCCAGGACATCCCCGACCTGCGCGTGCAGATCGTGATCGCCCGGACCGAACCCCTTGCCCTCGACGTGCAGCTGTCCGGCCAGATCGAGGCCGTGGACACGCTGGATCTGGGCTTTCGCCAGGGCGGGCGCGTGACCGAGGTGCTGGTGGCCGAGGGCGACCGGGTGGCGGCGGGGCAGGCGCTGGCCCGGCTGAACGCGGTGCAGCAGGATCAGGCGCTGAACGTGGCCGAGGCCGGGCTGGCCGCCGCGCGCGCCGGGGCCGAGCAGGCGCGCCAGGCGCGCGACCGCGCCGATGCGCTGCTGACGCGCGGCGTGGGCACGCGGGCGGCGGCGGATCAGGCCGAACAGGCGCTGTCCCAGGCCGTGGGCGCGCAGGAGCGCGCCGAGACCGCCGTCGAGCAGGCCCGCCGCGCACTGGACGACGCGGTGCTGCGCGCGCCTGCCGAGGCGGTGGTGACCGCGAAATCCGTGACGCCGGGGCAGGTCGTGGCCGCCGCCCAGCCCGTGATCGAGCTGGCGGCGCTGTCGGGGCTGGAGGCGGTGTTCCAGGCGGCCGACGATCCCGCCCTGCGCGAGATCCCGGGCCGCCGGATCCGGCTGGAGACGCTGGACATCGACCGCCCCGACATGACCGGGACGGTGACCGAGGTCTCTCCTCTGGTCGATCCCGAGACGGGGACCGTCACGGTGCGCGCGCGCATCGAGACGCAGGCGCAGGCGACGGGGCTGCTGGGCGCCTCGGTGCGCGGGCATCTGCAGGTGGCGCGCGATGACGGGGTGGTCGTGCCTTGGACCGCGCTGATGCGGCAGGGCCACGGATCGGCGGTCTGGACGGTGGACGCGGAGGACCGCGTGGCGCTGACCCCGGTGCGGATCGCGCATTTCGGGGATGGCACGATCTATGTGGCCGAGGGGCTGGCCGAGGGGCAGCGCGTGGTGGGGGACGGCTCGCAGCTGCTTTACCCGGGGCGCCGCGTGCAGGCGGCCGGGGTGGCGCCGTGA